From the Mesotoga prima MesG1.Ag.4.2 genome, the window TTCAGCACGATCATGTCAAAGAGTTTCTTCGACAGGATACCGGTTTCACTTGAAGAAGCTGCCGTGATCGATGGTTGCAATACTTTGCAGGCGCTCTTCAAAGTGGTATTTCCGCTAACGAGGCCCGGACTTGCAGCGATTTTCAGTTTCGCCTTCGTGAATATCTGGAATGAGCTTTTTCTGGCATCGATGTTCATCTTCTCCGATGAAAAGATGACTGTCCCGGTAGCGTTGAACTCGTTCATTTCTAAGGCCGGGATAAGCTGGGACGTTTTGAGCGCGGGACTTGTTGTTTCTCTCTTACCAACTATGATAGTTTTCGCCTTTGCACAGAGATATATAATAGCCGGACTTACCGAAGGCGCTGTCAAAGGATAATGATTGGAGGATCTTGAGGATGGAAAAGAAGTACATAACTGAGATTTTGCATCATCTGGGTGAAGACGATCTACCTTGTGGGGCGGTAAATCCTCCCATATTTCAAACTTCGATCTTCTCTTTCAAGGGCTTTGACGAGTTCTCAACGGCCCTTTCAGACGAGACGAACCATTTTCTGTACACCAGAGGAAACAACCCTACAGTAAATATTCTCGAAGAGAAACTGGCTGCGCTGGAGCACGCGGAGAGGGCAAAGCTTTTCGGATCTGGAGTTGCGGCAATCGTTTCGAGTATTTCCGCTTTCTTGAAGAGCGGTGATCACATAGTAACTGTCAAGGACTGCTACAGCTGGACATCCACCTATGTAACCCAGTATCTGGCCAGATTTGGAGTGGAACATACCTATGTGGAAGGTAACGATGTGAATGAGATCGAGGCAGCTCTTAAACCCAACACGAAGATTATCTATCTCGAAAGTCCCACTACTTTCACTTTTAAGCTGCAAGACTTGACGGAAGTATCTTCACTGGCCAAGATGAGGGGTGTGAAGACGATAATAGACAACACCTGGGCGACTCCCATCTACCAGAATCCGATCGATTTTGGAATAGACCTGGTAGTCCATTCCGCATCCAAGTATCTGGGCGGAAACAGCGATGTCGTAGGAGGAGTTGTAGCAGGGTCCGATGAGGATGTCAGAAGAATATTCGAAAAAGAGTTTCTCAACACTGGAGCCGTTCCCGATCCCTTTGCTGCCTGGCTTATTCTGAGGGGGATCCGGACTCTGCATATCCGGATGCCCGTGCATTTCCAGAACGCTATGGAGCTCAGCAGAAGGCTACAGAAGAGTGAAGCCGTCGAATCCGTTTTGTATCCGATGCTCGAGAGCTCGGAGCAATATGCGCTTGCCAAGAAGCAGATGAGGGGAGGATCGGGCCTCTTCTCGTTTAAGCTTAAGACCCGGGATATCGACAGGATAAAGAAATTCGTGAACTCCCTGAGATTTTTCAGGAGAGCCGTCAGCTGGGGCGGATATGAAAGTCTGATCTCTCCGTACGCCGTTTCTCACAGGGACCCCGGTGACAATGTATCTCTGATAAGGATTCATGCCGGTCTAGAAGAAATTGAAGTCCTTTCGGAGGATCTCGATAGAGCCATGAAAGAGCTCGGCTGAGCTGGAATTTCGTTAATCGAATACGCGGAAAGATAACTTGTGAAAGACTGGAGGGGGCACCGTGTATCATTCTAGAAATGAGTACTGTACAAGGCTTAGAAAGGAACTAGCAGAGCTTTTCCCGTATACTTTGATCGAGAGAAAAGCGATTGGCGGATGGAGATTCAGTGATTTCGGCGCGGAAAGACCGCCCGAGAAAGGCTGGAAGGAGATCTCCGTTGGCTACCGGTGGGATGAGACAAAATTCCCGGTGTGGTTCAGAACCTCCATAGAGTCAGAAAAACCTGAAGACGGAGAGAGGCTCTTCCTCAAAGCGGTTCCCGGAGGAGAAAGTCTGGTCTTGATTGACGGCCGTTCTTTTGGTGAGATAAATGTATATCATCAGTTTCTGGACCTAACGGAGTTTGCTGATGGGAAGAGCCACGTAATTGATATACAGACAGTCCCAAAGGGGCTGCTCGGTACTCACTTGCCCGATCCGGTCTTTGAAGGCGCCGAACTGCTCCTTCAAGATAGATTCGTATCAAGCACATATCTCGATTTTACGGTCGCGATCGAGGTTCTTGAGGCAACCAGAGATGAATTCCTCTCAGAGAAGCTATTGAAAATCATAAGCGACTGCCTCTCCGAGATCGAGCTTCCTAGATCTACTGATCAGTACTTTAAGACGGCCCCTGACAATCCGACTCTTTTCGGGCACCATACATATGGAAGCGTAAACGAGATCTGGCAATCCCCAAGGTTTGAGAAGTCCGAAGGAAACAGACTGACCGACAATTATCGCCACACGGTCATGAAGGCCCGTGAGAAACTCGCGAGTAATATAGCCAGCTTGAGAGACGAGCATAGTGCGGTGGGCACCGTTCATGTTACCGGTCAGTCACACATTGACTATGCCTGGCTTTGGCCGATAGATGAGACCAAGAGGAAGATAAGAAGGACCTTTGCCAATGCTGTGAGAATGATGGAGAAGTTTCCGGAATTCGTTTATCTTCAGTCTTCGGCTCAGATGTACATGGATTTGAAGGAGAACGATCGCGATCTCTTCGAGAGGGTAAAGGAGAAGATTTCGCAGGGCAAATGGGAAACGATCGGCGGAACGTGGGTTGAGAGCGACTGCACTATTTCCAGCGCCGAATCACTTGCCAGGCAGTTTCTATACGGCCAGATGTTCTTCGAAAAGGAGTTCGGTATGAGATCTTCTGTGGCATGGCTTCCTGATGTCTTTGGCTTCTCCTGGACACTTCCTCAAATCATGAAGGAAGCGGGAATAGAATACTTTTCGACGACCAAGCTGAAGTGGAATGAGAAGAATCGTTTCCCTCTCGACCTCTTCTTGTGGAGGGGGTTGGATGGCAGTGAAATAGTCTGCCATTTCTTCGATAACCCTCTCGGGGGTTACAACGGAATGCTTAATCCAGAAGCGATTCTTGGCACATGGGAGAACTTCCAGGATAAAAGAGTTTACGATAAGACAATAACCACCTTTGGCTACGGCGACGGCGGCGGCGGTCCGACAGACGACATGGTCGAATACTATGAAAGGCTCAAAGAGTACCCTGGCATGCCGAAACTCGAAATGGCCCCCTTGACGAAGTATTTCAAGGAGTTGCCTTCCACTCTGGAACTGCCCGTTTGGGACGACGAGCTGTACTTCGAGCTGCACAGAGGAACATATACTAGCCAGGCAAGAACAAAGAAGTTGCATAAGGATGCGGAAGACGCTCTATACAGATTGGAAGTCGTCGGTGCAATAGTCTGCAGTAGAGAAAAGTATCCACTCGAAAGAGCCAGGAAACTTTGGGCGACACTTCTTCACAACGAGTTTCACGATATTCTTCCCGGTTCATCAATAAATGAAGCTCACATCCAGGCCGAAAATGAACTTGGCCAGTTAATCAGAGAGGCAAATCAAATAACCGGTACTCTACTTGACCCTGCCGGCGATGGAAACCCTTCATTCAAAACCGTAATCAATGTTGGGTCTTATCCTCAAAAAGCAATATTTATTGACGATAATGAAATGAATCTCTATGACGGGACGGGCAAGGTTCTGGCAAGCCAGAGAACATATGACGGAAGATTTGTTTACAGCTATGATCATGATATTCAACCCTTTTCGAGCGAGGTTTTCGAGTGTTTCGGTGGGAAGGTCGAGGAACACGCTATGGAAAGCGATCCCGTCCTTGAAAACAGCTTTTTGCGTGTTGAAGTAAACTCCGATGGAAGTGTTTCCGTTTTTGATAAGCAACTTCAAAAAGAAGTAACCTCCGGCCCAGGGAACTGTCTCTACGTATACAAGGACATTCCAGTTGCTTGGGATGCATGGGATATCGATCACGATTACAAGATATCTGGCAAGAGACTGACCGCCCTCGACGTGAGGACGATTGAGAGCGGTCCGGTGAGGAAGGTTGTTCAGGCGAGATACGAGTATGAAGGAAGCTCAATAGTGCAGAGATACATTTTAAGTGCCTCTTCAAGGAGACTGGATATTGAAAACGATATCGACTGGCACACTAGAAGGACTCTTCTCAAGGCTCACTTTCCCGTCAGCATTCTTTCTAGAGAAGTAAGATGTGATCTCTCCGCGGGATACTCAAGGAGAAGTACGAGGGTTCGAAACACCTTTGAAGATGCCCGATTCGAATTTCCGGCTCATCGCTGGGTCGAGCTGGAAGAGCCAGGTCTTGCCGTAGCTATTCTCAACGACGGCAAGTATGGTCATTCCTGCAACGGTTCGGATATATCTCTTACACTTCTTAGATCGCCCATTTATCCCGATTTCTTTGCAGATGAGGGAAGGCATCGTTTCACCTACTCGTTGTTCTCTCATGATGGAGAGGATGCTGTCAGGGTGGTCGAGGAAGCCGAGGGCCTTAACAAGGAGATGATCAAGATTAACGGAAAGATAGATCTTGGAACAGCCGTGATTCAAATCTCAGCGAGAAACCTCAAGGTACTTGCCTTGAAGCATTCCGAGAAGAGCGGTTACGTACTCCGGCTCGCTGAAGTCGAA encodes:
- the aar gene encoding bifunctional L-alanine/L-glutamate racemase, encoding MEKKYITEILHHLGEDDLPCGAVNPPIFQTSIFSFKGFDEFSTALSDETNHFLYTRGNNPTVNILEEKLAALEHAERAKLFGSGVAAIVSSISAFLKSGDHIVTVKDCYSWTSTYVTQYLARFGVEHTYVEGNDVNEIEAALKPNTKIIYLESPTTFTFKLQDLTEVSSLAKMRGVKTIIDNTWATPIYQNPIDFGIDLVVHSASKYLGGNSDVVGGVVAGSDEDVRRIFEKEFLNTGAVPDPFAAWLILRGIRTLHIRMPVHFQNAMELSRRLQKSEAVESVLYPMLESSEQYALAKKQMRGGSGLFSFKLKTRDIDRIKKFVNSLRFFRRAVSWGGYESLISPYAVSHRDPGDNVSLIRIHAGLEEIEVLSEDLDRAMKELG
- a CDS encoding alpha-mannosidase, yielding MYHSRNEYCTRLRKELAELFPYTLIERKAIGGWRFSDFGAERPPEKGWKEISVGYRWDETKFPVWFRTSIESEKPEDGERLFLKAVPGGESLVLIDGRSFGEINVYHQFLDLTEFADGKSHVIDIQTVPKGLLGTHLPDPVFEGAELLLQDRFVSSTYLDFTVAIEVLEATRDEFLSEKLLKIISDCLSEIELPRSTDQYFKTAPDNPTLFGHHTYGSVNEIWQSPRFEKSEGNRLTDNYRHTVMKAREKLASNIASLRDEHSAVGTVHVTGQSHIDYAWLWPIDETKRKIRRTFANAVRMMEKFPEFVYLQSSAQMYMDLKENDRDLFERVKEKISQGKWETIGGTWVESDCTISSAESLARQFLYGQMFFEKEFGMRSSVAWLPDVFGFSWTLPQIMKEAGIEYFSTTKLKWNEKNRFPLDLFLWRGLDGSEIVCHFFDNPLGGYNGMLNPEAILGTWENFQDKRVYDKTITTFGYGDGGGGPTDDMVEYYERLKEYPGMPKLEMAPLTKYFKELPSTLELPVWDDELYFELHRGTYTSQARTKKLHKDAEDALYRLEVVGAIVCSREKYPLERARKLWATLLHNEFHDILPGSSINEAHIQAENELGQLIREANQITGTLLDPAGDGNPSFKTVINVGSYPQKAIFIDDNEMNLYDGTGKVLASQRTYDGRFVYSYDHDIQPFSSEVFECFGGKVEEHAMESDPVLENSFLRVEVNSDGSVSVFDKQLQKEVTSGPGNCLYVYKDIPVAWDAWDIDHDYKISGKRLTALDVRTIESGPVRKVVQARYEYEGSSIVQRYILSASSRRLDIENDIDWHTRRTLLKAHFPVSILSREVRCDLSAGYSRRSTRVRNTFEDARFEFPAHRWVELEEPGLAVAILNDGKYGHSCNGSDISLTLLRSPIYPDFFADEGRHRFTYSLFSHDGEDAVRVVEEAEGLNKEMIKINGKIDLGTAVIQISARNLKVLALKHSEKSGYVLRLAEVEGRRGVAKISTALAFERCWISNVLEDKVCELPVIDGKVELPYRQFGLHTLRFE